The Azospirillum lipoferum 4B genomic sequence ACGGGCGTGCTGTTCGCCGGCGGCGTCGTCTTCTGCAACCGCACCCCCACCACGCCCCATGCCTCCATCGCCGACTGGCTGAAGGAGCTCGACGCGGTGGATGCTCTGGACATCCGGCTGCTGCTGCCCAATCACGGCAACATCCGCCCCGACAAGGCCTGCGTCGCCCAGACCCGCGATTGGTTGACCTGGCTGGACGGCACGCTGCGCCATGCGATGGAGTCGGGCATGGACATGGCGGAAGCGCTGGAACTGCCGATCCCCGAACGCTTCGCAGTTCTCGACGTGCTGCACGAAGAGTATCGCCGCTCCGTCGCCCATCTCTGGCCGAAGATCGAGCGGGAGAGCCTTCCCAAAGTCAATTGACGCTTGCGCCTGCTACTATCCGACAATTTACCCGACCGATCATCCGTCTACACTGCCGATATCGTGAAGCGACGCGGCCCTTGCGGCCGCCAACATCCTGATAGCCGCCCCGATCCCGCCCAGAACCGCCGGACCCGCCCGTCCTGCGGCAACGGCCGGGCCTTGCCCGGGCGGTGCCGTCATCACCAGTATTGGGAGGCAACCGCACATGAAGCGTCTGGTTACAAGTCTGGCCCTGGCAGCCTCGCTGGCCGCATTCAGCGCCACCGGCGTTCTCGCCGCTGAAGGCCCGTCCAACGAGGATCTGCTGAAGAGCGCCACCAACACCGAAGCGGTCCTGACCTATGGCATGGGTCCGCAGGCCCAGCGCTTCAGCCCGCTGACCGACCTGAACGCCGACACCGTCAAGAAGCTGGTCCCGGTCTGGTCCTTCTCCTTCGGCGGCGAAAAGCAGCGTGGGCAGGAAGCCCAGCCCATCGTCTATGACGGCACCATCTACGTCACCGGCTCCTACTCCCGCCTCTATGCGGTCGACGCCCGCACCGGCCAGAAGAAGTGGGAATACAACCACCGCCTGCCCGACGGCATCATGCCCTGCTGCGACGTGGTGAACCGCGGCGCGGCGATCTACAAGGACAAGATCTATTTCGCCACGCTGGACGCCCGCCTCGTCGCGCTGAACCGCCAGACCGGCAAGGTCGTCTGGAACAAGAAGCTGCAGGACTACAAGGAAGGCTATTCCAACACCGCCGCCCCGATGATCGTCGACGGCAAGATCATCACCGGCAACTCCGGCGGCGAGTTCGGCGTCATCGGCATGGTCGAGGCCCGCGATGCCGAGACGGGCGAGCTGGTCTGGCAGCGCCCGACCATCGAAGGCAACATGGGCACGCTGAACGGCAAGGAGTCGACCGTCACCGGCAAGACCAACGCCAGCTGGCCGGGCGACATGTACAAGACCGGCGGCGGTGCCACCTGGCTGGGCGGCACCTACGATCCGGAGACCAAGAGCCTGTTCTTCGGCACCGGCAACCCGGCGCCGTGGAATTCGCACCTGCGCCCCGGCGACAACCTCTACACCTCCTCCACGCTCGCCATCAATCCGGACAACGGCGAGATCAAGTGGCACTACCAGACCACGCCGCATGACGGCTGGGACTTCGACGGCGTGAACGAGTTCGTGTCCTTCGACCTGAAGAAGGACGGCAAGGTCATCAAGGCCGGCGGTAAGGCCGACCGCAACGGCTTCTTCTATGTCATCGACCGCAACACCGGCAAACTGATCAACGCCACGCCCTTCGTTACCAAGATCACCTGGGCCAAGAGCATCGACATCGAGACCGGCCGTCCGATCTACATCGACGACAACCGTCCGGGCGCCCCGACCCAGGGCAGCGGCGACGCCAAGGGCAAGTCGGTCTTCGCGGCTCCCGCCTTCCTCGGCGCCAAGAACTGGATGCCGATGGCCTACAACCCGCAGACCGATCTGTTCTATGTCCCGGCCAACGAGTGGGGCATGGACATCTGGAACGAACCGATCACCTACAAGAAGGGTGCGGCCTATCTCGGCGCCGGCTTCACCATCAAGCCGCTGTACGACGATTACATCGGCGCGCTGCGCGCGGTCGATCCCAAGACCGGCAAGATCGTCTGGGAATACAAGAACCCGGCCCCGCTGTGGGGCGGCGTCCTGACCACCGCCGGCAACCTCGTCTTCACCGGCACGCCGGAAGGCTTCCTGAAGGCCTTCGACGCCAAGTCCGGCCAGGAGGTCTGGAAGTTCCAGACCGGCTCCGGCGTGGTCGGCAGCCCGGTCACCTGGAAGATGGATGGTGAGCAGTATGTCGCCGTCGTCTCCGGCTGGGGCGGTGCGGTGCCGCTGTGGGGCGGCGACGTCGCCAAGCTGGTGAAGGACATCAACCAGGGCGGCTCGCTCTGGGTCTTCAAGCTGCCCAAAGCCTGATCGATCCTCGACCGGCTGGAATGGCCGATAGGAAAGGGGTGGACCGGAGCGATCCGGTCCGCTCACTTCTGTCTGTAGATATCGGGCAGTCGAATATCGACACCATCCGGTTATGTCCTACCATAGTCCAATTATTTGCCTGCCCCACTGCTGATAACGTCCGGCCATGCGAAGCAGAAGCCGCTGGGCGGCGAGAAACAGAGGGAACGTCTTACTCATGAATGCACGGATTCTTCGGATTGCAGCCGTGTTTGGTCTGGTCGGTGCCGTAGCGCTTCCGGGCATTGTCTACGCCCATGGCGATGTCGTCCCGCAGGCGGTCGATACCACCGGGCTGGAGAAGCTGGGCGACAAGTGGCGCGACAGCAACCCCTACCGCAGCAATCAGCGCGCCATCGAGATCGGCTCCTCGGCCTTCAACCAGAATTGCGCGCGCTGCCACGGGCTGGGTGCGGTGTCCGGCGGCATCGCCCCCGACCTGCGTTACCTGGAAAAGGGCGACGCCGGCGACGAGTGGTTCAAGGAGCGCGTGATCAACGGCTCGATCCGCAACGGCGTCACCTACATGCCGGCCTTCGGCGAGGCGCTGGGGCAGGAGGCGCTGTGGTCGATCCGCTCCTGGCTGGAAACCGTGCACGAGGAGTGACCCGCCGCCGCCGGTCGCCAAGCGCCTGCCTGCCAGTTCCGTTCTTTCCCATTGAAGGTGGTCATCCATGATCCGCAGAACCGCTTCCCTGGTCGTCGCCGCCGCCCTGCTGGCCACGCCGGCCGCCGTTTCCTTCGCCGCCGACCGCGCCACCCCCGAACAGGCCAAGTCGCTGGTCGCCGACGCCGTCGCCTATCTGAAGGCCAAGGGGCCGGAGGAAGCCACCAAGGCGTTCCAGGACCCGAAGGGCAGTTTCCGCCGTGGCGAGCTGTATGTCTTCGTCTTCGACACCAACGGCCGTTACGTGGCCTCCGGTGCCAACCCGCGCCTTGCCGGCTCCGAGGCCGCCGATCTGAAGGACGCCGAAGGCAAGCCCATCGTCCAGGCGATGATCACCGAGACCAAGGACAAGCCGAGCGCAGTCATCGACTATGTCTGGCTGAACCGCCAGAGCAACAAGGTCGAGCACAAGCATTCCTACGTCACCCGCGACGGCAACTACATCGTCGGGGCGGGCACCTACGATCAGTGACGGTACGGGGAACGGGAAGGGGGGTGTCGGGGACCGGCACCTCCGCATACTCCGCCCTATCCTCCTATCGTTGAATATACGAACCATCCGTATTGCCCCTAGACTGAGGGTTCAACCAGACGCCGGGGATCGGACCATGTCGGCAGGCTGTACGAGACGGGCGACGCTGCTGGCCGCTGGCGCGCTGGCCATATCGGCCGCGATCCGGCCCGGCTTCGCCGCCGAACGGCCGGTGGTCCGCGCCGGGGTGCTGAAGTTCGGAACGGTCAGTTGGGAACTCGACACCGTTCGCGCCAACCGCTTCGACGAGCAGGCCGGGATCGACCTGCGGCTGGTGGAGTTGGCCGGCAATCCGGCCACGCAGGTCGCCCTGCAGGCGGGCGGGGTGGAGGTCATCGTCTCCGATTGGCTGTGGGTGTCGCGGATGCGCACGAAGGGGGAGGCGCTGTCCTTCATCCCCTATTCGACCGCCGTCGGCGCCCTGGTGGTGCCGGCCGGTTCCGAAATCTCCGGAATCGCCGACCTGCGCGGCAAGCGCATCGGCGTCGCCGGCAGCCCGCTGGACAAGAGCTGGCTCCTGCTGAAGGCGCTGGCCGGCGACCGGCACGGCCTTGCGCTCGACCGCGACGCCCATCCCTTCTTCGGCGCGCCGCCGCTGCTGAACAACAAGCTTGCCGACGGCGACCTGGACGCCGTGCTGACCTATTGGCCCTTCGCCGCCCGGCTGGAGGCGCGGGGCATGCGCGTGCTGGTCACGGTGTCGGACATGCTCACCGCACTGGGCCAGCCGGCCGACATCCCGTCCATCGGCTATGTCTTCCGCGAGGAGTGGGCGCGCGCCAACCCGGCCGCGCTCGCCGGCTTCCAGACGGCCACCGGCAAGGCGAAAGCGCTGCTGGCGCAATCGGATGCCGCCTGGGAACGGCTGGCCCCGCTAATGCAGGCGGAGGACGACGCCACCTTCCGCACCCTGCGCGACCGCTACCGCGAGGGCATCCCCCGCCGCTGGACCGCGGAGGAGCAGGCCGGCGCCGCACAGCTCTATGCGCTGCTGGCCCGGCTCGGCGGGCGGGATCTCGTCGGCGACGCGGCGACCATCGCGCCCGGCACCTTCTGGACCGGCGGGGCATAGCCGGTGCGCCGCGCCCTGATGCCGCTGCTGTCGATCCTGCTGCTGCTGGCCTGCTGGCAGGCGGCGGCGATGCTGGTCGGCGGTCGCCTGCTGCCGGGGCCGCTGCCGGTCGCCCAATCCCTGCTGCATGAGGCGGAGAGCGGGGCGCTGTTCCACCATCTCGGCGTAACGCTGCTGCGGGTGCTGGGCGCCTTCGCGCTCGCCATGTCCATCGGCACCGGGCTGGGGGTGGCGATGGGCCGTTCCCTCTTCATCGACCGGCTGTTCGGGGCGTGGCTGGTCTTCTTTTTGAATTTGCCGGCGCTGGTGGTGATCGTGCTGGCCTATGTCTGGTTCGGCCTGACCGAGGCCGCGGCCATCGGTGCGGTGGCCGTCAACAAGATCCCCAACACGGTCGTCCTGGTGCGCGCCGGCGCGCGCGCCATCGACGAGGGGCTGATCGACATGGCCCGCGTCTATCGCATGTCGCCGGCCGACCGGCTGCGTCATGTGCTGCTGCCGCAACTCACCCCGACCATCGCCGCTGCCGCGCGGTCCGGCCTGGCGCTGATCTGGAAGATCGTGCTGGTGGTCGAACTTCTGGGCCGCAGCGACGGTGTCGGATTCCAGATCAACCTCCTTTTCCAGACGTTCGATGTCGCAGGAATCCTGGCTTACACCGTCGCGTTCGTGGCCGTGGTCCAGCTTTTGGAATACGGCGTCCTCCAACCGGTCGAGCGGCGCAGCCAGCGCTGGCGGCGCTTGCCCGCTGACGCTTGACATCCGCTCCAAGCGCTTCGGCGCGGTGGAGGCCGTGCGCGGCCTGTCGCTGTCCGCCGCGGCGGGGGAGGTCGTGGCCCTGGTCGGCCCCAGCGGCTGCGGCAAGACGACGGCGCTCGGCATCGTCGCCGGGCTGGACCGCGCCTTCGAGGGGGAGGTCGGCATCGGCACGCGCGCCGATGGCGGACCGGCGCGGATGGGCTATGTGTTCCAGGAACCGCGGCTGCTGCCCTGGCGCACCGTGCGGCAGAATCTGGCGCTGGTCCTGCCCAGGGCGCAGCGCAAGGGGCCGGCGGTCGGCGCCATGCTGGACGCGCTGGAACTGACGCCCTTCGCCGACCGCTTCCCGACCCAGCTGTCGCTGGGCATGGCGCGGCGGGTGGCGCTGGCCCGCGCCTTCGTGGTGGAACCGGACCTGCTGCTGATGGACGAGCCCTTCGTTTCGCTGGACGAACCGACGGCGCTCCGGCTGCGCGCGCTGCTGGCGGAATTGCTGGACCGGCGGCCGACCACCGTCCTGCTGGTGACCCACAATCTGCGCGAGGCGCTGGCGCTCGCCGACCGGCTGCTGCTGCTGGCGCCGTCGCCGGGGCGGGTGGTGGCCGAGGTGCCGGTGCCCATCCCCCGCGCCGCCCGCGACGATGCGACCATCGAGGCGTTGCGCCGCGACCTGCTGTCCCGCCCGGAACCGGCCTTCCGCCTGCTGGCGTGAGACCTGCCGGTCGCCGGTGCATTGGCCCAGGGCTGTCGCATCGGCGATAAACGCCCTCTCCCGTCCCGGGAGAGGGAGCCGGAAGCGATTGCCGGCACATTTGTCCCTCGTCCGGTCGGAGCGGGTGCGCTATGGTGCCTCCGGTGCCGGTTCGGTCCGGCGGTGTCGAAAGGCGGCGGAGCCGGATGGCGTTCGGTCGGTGGACAGTGCAACAGGTGCGGAGGCTTGGCCTGTTGGCCGGGATGGCCGCGCTGTTGCTGCAGGTCATCGCCTGGAGCTGGATGCCCGTTGCGACCGCCGTCGCCGGAACCGGAGGGACGACGTCCCTGCTGATCTGTTCGGCCGGCGGCTTCACGACGATCGACGTCGATCCTGCGGAATACGGGCCGGCCGAATACGGCATCGCCTTGATCGGCGTGGACCGGGATGCCGGCGACAGTCCCGGCGGCACCTCCGACCCGACGCCCTTCGGCAGCGGCCATTGCCCACTCTGCCCGCTGATTGCCGGGCTTGCCTTGCCGCCGCCGCCCCTGACGGTCGGGCCGGTGGTGGTGGCCGCCAGCGACACCAGCCTGCTGCCGGGCGAGCGCATCGCCGCGGGCTGGTTCCTGTCGACGCTCCAGGCCCGCGGGCCGCCGTCTTTCGCCTGACCTTCCTCTTTATCCATTCATCATCGCTGCGCATCGCGAGCCCGATCCAATCCGGATCCGTGCCGGCCGCATGCCATGCCCCTGTCTGTCTTCAGGAGAAGAAGTCAATGAAGCGCATTCTCGGCATCGCCACCGCTCTTGCTCTGTTCGGCGCCGGTGCCGCGCTGGCCCACGGCTACAAGGCCGGCCCGATCGACATCGGTCATCCCTGGGCCCGTGCCACCGCGCCGTCGGCGCCCAACGGCGGCGCCTATCTGTCGCTGACCAACACCGGCACGGCGGAGGACCGGCTGGTCGCCGCCTCCACCCCCGCCGCCGAAAAGGCGGAGCTGCACACCCACCTGAACGAGAATGGCGTGATGAAGATGCGGGAGGTTCCCTTCATCGCCGTCGCGCCCGGTGAATCGGTGAAGCTGGCGCCGGGCGGGCTGCATGTCATGCTGCTCGGCCTCAAGAAGCCGCTGGTGAAGGGCGAGCGCGTGCCTTTGACCCTGCGCTTCGAGAAGGCCGGTACCGTCGAGGTCGAACTCGCCGTCGAGGCTGCCGGCCAGAGCGGCTCCGACCACAGCCATGGCCAGATGGGTGCGGCGCCCGGGGCCGCGCAAGGCCACAACGCCGGGCAAGCCGGCAAGCAGTAAAGGAAGTCCGCCCCTCATCGGCCGCGATGCCGACAGCCGCATCCGATGGCTGTCGGCATTCGGGCGACAGGTTGACGGCCGATGCAACGGCCTATCGAGAACGAAAAGTATCCGCAAGCGATAATGATATTTCTTTAGCGGGATCGTCCTCATAAAAAACGGAATTTATCATCGGATTCTTGAAGGAATCGATCTCGATATTGGTGGAAGCGTCGGCTAGAGTGCTTCGAATTCGATGCCATCTCTACCGTTCATGCCAAGAGCCAGACATTGAGCGAGTTCGCCCACCATTTTCAGCACGATGCGTTCCGGGAGCTCATCGGATCCTTGACGTTGGCCGACGGTGCTCTGCTGGTCTTGTGCGGTCCGAACGGTGACAATCTGGCGATCTGCGACTCAACGCGCCGCTATTTCGGTCCGGTCGCCAGCCGGATGCTGGGCAGCGGTTGGATTTCTGCGATCCACCCCGATGACCAGCTGCTTGCCGCCGACACCTGGCTGCGGGCGGTTTTCCACGACGAGGCTTATGATCTGCAACTGCGATACCGGCGGCATGACGGCAACTATCGCGCCTTTGCGGTAAAGGCCATCCGCTTCTTCGAACGACACGCCCAGGAGACACGTTGGCTGGTGGTGTCCGAGCCGCTCGACAAGTAACGGCACCTTGATGCATAGCGAAGTCCGCAGCATCGCATCCGGCTGGCTATCCGACGGCGCCGGTGTGGCGCCGGTCAGCGCGGACGATGACGGGCCAGCGCGTCGGTGATGTCGAGGTCGCGGAAGGGCTTGCCGATCACCGGACGCGCACGGTGGGCGTCGGGCAGACCGTCCGCCCCATGGCCGGTGGTGAAGATGAAGGGGATGCCGATAGCGGCCAGACGGTCGGCCACCGCATCCACCCGCTCGCCGCGCAGATTGACGTCGAGCAGGGCGATGTCGAAGCCGCCCGCCTCGATCATCTCCAGAGCCACCGCCACCGAGCCCGCCGGGCCGAGGCAGGTCACCCCCCGGTCGAGCAGGGCATCCTCCAGGCTCATGGCGATCAGCGGTTCGTCCTCGACGATCAGAACGGTCAGGTCGGAGATGTTCGCGTCGGTCACTGCGGGCTCACTCGCGACGACAGGGGGATCACCAGCCGGCATCGCACGCCTGCGGGGTCGAAAGCAAGGGCAACATCGCCTTCCAACTCATGCGCAAGGCCGCGTTCGATCAGGCGCGACCCGAAGCCGCGGCGGGTCGGCGCCACCACCGGCGGCCCGCCGCACTCGCGCCAGCGCAGCACCAGCGCGCCGGCGTGACCGTCCTTGCCGGTGCTCACCGGCGGCTGGTCCGGCTTCGCGATCTCCCAATCCAGCTCCACCCGCCCGTTTTCCGCGGACAGGGCGCCATATTTGGCGGCGTTGGTGGCAAGCTCGTGGAAGGCGAGGTGAAGGGACACCGCGACCCCGGTCGTCAGGCTGACCGGCGGTCCGCCGACCTTGACGCGGCCGGCATGGACATGGGGTTCCAGCGTCAAGGCGGCGATCTCGCTCAGCGAGGCGCCCTGCCACTGGCGGCGGGTCAGCAGGTCATGGGCCTGGGCCAGCGCGCGCAGACGGGATTGGAAGGCATCCGGAAACGCTTCCAGCGACGGGGCGGCGCGCAAGGTCTGCTTGGCGA encodes the following:
- a CDS encoding copper chaperone PCu(A)C; the encoded protein is MKRILGIATALALFGAGAALAHGYKAGPIDIGHPWARATAPSAPNGGAYLSLTNTGTAEDRLVAASTPAAEKAELHTHLNENGVMKMREVPFIAVAPGESVKLAPGGLHVMLLGLKKPLVKGERVPLTLRFEKAGTVEVELAVEAAGQSGSDHSHGQMGAAPGAAQGHNAGQAGKQ
- a CDS encoding cache domain-containing protein — encoded protein: MIRRTASLVVAAALLATPAAVSFAADRATPEQAKSLVADAVAYLKAKGPEEATKAFQDPKGSFRRGELYVFVFDTNGRYVASGANPRLAGSEAADLKDAEGKPIVQAMITETKDKPSAVIDYVWLNRQSNKVEHKHSYVTRDGNYIVGAGTYDQ
- a CDS encoding ABC transporter permease, whose protein sequence is MPLLSILLLLACWQAAAMLVGGRLLPGPLPVAQSLLHEAESGALFHHLGVTLLRVLGAFALAMSIGTGLGVAMGRSLFIDRLFGAWLVFFLNLPALVVIVLAYVWFGLTEAAAIGAVAVNKIPNTVVLVRAGARAIDEGLIDMARVYRMSPADRLRHVLLPQLTPTIAAAARSGLALIWKIVLVVELLGRSDGVGFQINLLFQTFDVAGILAYTVAFVAVVQLLEYGVLQPVERRSQRWRRLPADA
- a CDS encoding ABC transporter substrate-binding protein encodes the protein MSAGCTRRATLLAAGALAISAAIRPGFAAERPVVRAGVLKFGTVSWELDTVRANRFDEQAGIDLRLVELAGNPATQVALQAGGVEVIVSDWLWVSRMRTKGEALSFIPYSTAVGALVVPAGSEISGIADLRGKRIGVAGSPLDKSWLLLKALAGDRHGLALDRDAHPFFGAPPLLNNKLADGDLDAVLTYWPFAARLEARGMRVLVTVSDMLTALGQPADIPSIGYVFREEWARANPAALAGFQTATGKAKALLAQSDAAWERLAPLMQAEDDATFRTLRDRYREGIPRRWTAEEQAGAAQLYALLARLGGRDLVGDAATIAPGTFWTGGA
- the pedF gene encoding cytochrome c-550 PedF — translated: MNARILRIAAVFGLVGAVALPGIVYAHGDVVPQAVDTTGLEKLGDKWRDSNPYRSNQRAIEIGSSAFNQNCARCHGLGAVSGGIAPDLRYLEKGDAGDEWFKERVINGSIRNGVTYMPAFGEALGQEALWSIRSWLETVHEE
- a CDS encoding response regulator, whose amino-acid sequence is MTDANISDLTVLIVEDEPLIAMSLEDALLDRGVTCLGPAGSVAVALEMIEAGGFDIALLDVNLRGERVDAVADRLAAIGIPFIFTTGHGADGLPDAHRARPVIGKPFRDLDITDALARHRPR
- a CDS encoding DUF2946 family protein, producing the protein MAALLLQVIAWSWMPVATAVAGTGGTTSLLICSAGGFTTIDVDPAEYGPAEYGIALIGVDRDAGDSPGGTSDPTPFGSGHCPLCPLIAGLALPPPPLTVGPVVVAASDTSLLPGERIAAGWFLSTLQARGPPSFA
- a CDS encoding PAS domain-containing protein, with the protein product MSEFAHHFQHDAFRELIGSLTLADGALLVLCGPNGDNLAICDSTRRYFGPVASRMLGSGWISAIHPDDQLLAADTWLRAVFHDEAYDLQLRYRRHDGNYRAFAVKAIRFFERHAQETRWLVVSEPLDK
- a CDS encoding methanol/ethanol family PQQ-dependent dehydrogenase — its product is MKRLVTSLALAASLAAFSATGVLAAEGPSNEDLLKSATNTEAVLTYGMGPQAQRFSPLTDLNADTVKKLVPVWSFSFGGEKQRGQEAQPIVYDGTIYVTGSYSRLYAVDARTGQKKWEYNHRLPDGIMPCCDVVNRGAAIYKDKIYFATLDARLVALNRQTGKVVWNKKLQDYKEGYSNTAAPMIVDGKIITGNSGGEFGVIGMVEARDAETGELVWQRPTIEGNMGTLNGKESTVTGKTNASWPGDMYKTGGGATWLGGTYDPETKSLFFGTGNPAPWNSHLRPGDNLYTSSTLAINPDNGEIKWHYQTTPHDGWDFDGVNEFVSFDLKKDGKVIKAGGKADRNGFFYVIDRNTGKLINATPFVTKITWAKSIDIETGRPIYIDDNRPGAPTQGSGDAKGKSVFAAPAFLGAKNWMPMAYNPQTDLFYVPANEWGMDIWNEPITYKKGAAYLGAGFTIKPLYDDYIGALRAVDPKTGKIVWEYKNPAPLWGGVLTTAGNLVFTGTPEGFLKAFDAKSGQEVWKFQTGSGVVGSPVTWKMDGEQYVAVVSGWGGAVPLWGGDVAKLVKDINQGGSLWVFKLPKA
- a CDS encoding ABC transporter ATP-binding protein gives rise to the protein MEAVRGLSLSAAAGEVVALVGPSGCGKTTALGIVAGLDRAFEGEVGIGTRADGGPARMGYVFQEPRLLPWRTVRQNLALVLPRAQRKGPAVGAMLDALELTPFADRFPTQLSLGMARRVALARAFVVEPDLLLMDEPFVSLDEPTALRLRALLAELLDRRPTTVLLVTHNLREALALADRLLLLAPSPGRVVAEVPVPIPRAARDDATIEALRRDLLSRPEPAFRLLA